GGTGCCGACCGCCTGCGTCCCCAGGTTCAGGACGAAGAACGGCGTGCCGACGACGAACACGACGACGGCGAGCAGCACGAACACGATCACGTTGAGTTGCGAGAGCCGCTTGATGCCCCTGTCGACCCCCGAGACGACCGAGAGCGTGAAGATCACCGTCACGCCCGTGATCGTGAGGATCGTCCCCAGGTCGCCGAACGAGTAGCCGAGTTCGTACTCGACGCCGGCGAGCAACTGCTGGCCGATGAAACCGAGCGAGGTGGCGATGCCGCCCATCGTCCCGAACACCGCGACGACGTCGACGGCCTTCGCCGTCAGGCTGTCCTCTAAGTTGTCGACGCCGACGAACGGGGCCAGCAGGGTGGAGAACCGGAACGGCGCGCCCCTGTTGTACGCGAAGTAGCCGATCGGAACGCCGACGATGAGGTAGGCGCTCCACGCCGAGATCCCCCAGTGGAAGAACGTGTACTGGAGCGAGCCGAGCATCTTCGCCCGCGCCGAGGCGTCCGGCCCGGTCAGCGGCGTGCCGTTCCCGAAGTGGTAGATCGCCTCCGCCGGCCCCCAGAACACGATGCCCGCGGCGATCCCCGCCGAGAAGAACATCGCGAAGTACGTCAGGAAGCTGTGCGCCGGTTCGACGTCCTCGCCGCCGAGCTTGATCCGCCCCCACGGCCCGACGATGAGGAACGCGGTGAAGGCGACGAAGATCAGCATCGACCAGAGGTAGAACCACGACAGGTTGCTCCACAGCCACCCGTTGAGGTCGCCGATCAGCTTCCCCAGCAGGTTCACCTGCCGGCCGTCGACCGTGACCGTCGGACTCACCGCGTAGGCCACGATGAACGCGACGGCGACGGTCACCCCCGCGCCGAACACCAGCGGGTCGATCTCCTCTCTGAACTCCTCGATTCTGCCCCGAGTTCGTGATTGGCTCATGTGTGGACCTCCGCACGCCGCAGCGTGCCGTCGCTCCCTCTCCGGTCGGATCGACGCCGACGGGCGAGCGCTCGCGTCCCGCACCCCTCCGGCGTCCCCCTCCCACTGCCGTTCGCTACCAAGCGACAGAGCGTTCGTGTGACGATGCCCACACGGGGCGATAAGAATTGGTGACAGTCTGTGGCGGTGTTTTTATACCGTCGACCCCGCGGGCACGGCCGTTCGGTGCGGTCCGACCGTTCGGCGCGACGTGACGGTCGACGGGGTACGCGGATCGCCCCGGACGGGGGCGTCCGTCTCAGGCGTTGATGTGGACGACCTCGTAGCCGTGATCCCGGATCGACCGGATGATCGACCGGGCGTGGCCCGCGCCGCTCGTCTCGATCCGGAAGACGAGGTAGGCCTCGCCGACGTCGAGTTCGGGCGCGTCGCGCTCGTGGCGGATGGTCTGTATGTTCGCGTTGTGTTCCGCGATGACGCTCGACACCTCGGCCATCTTGCCGGGGCGGTCGTCGATGCGGACGCGGAGCCGGAGCAGTTGCTCGCGGTCGGTGAGCGCGTGGACGAGCACCGTCTGGAGCATCGTCATGTCGAGGTTGCCCCCGCAGAGCAGCGGCATGACGGTCTCGCCCTCGACGTCGAGGGCGAGACCGTCGCCCAGGAGCGCGGCGACCGACGCCGCGCCCGCCCCCTCGACGACCTGCTTCGCCCGCTCCAGGAGCAGGAGCACGGCGCGCGCGATCTCGCCGTCGGTGACGGTGACGACCTCGTCTACGTGCTCCTCGATGAGCGAGAGCGTGAGTTCGGAGACCCCGCCGGTCGCGATGCCGTCGGCGATCGTGTTCACCGAGTCGAGCGTGACCGGCCCGCCCTTCTCCAGGCTGTCGGCGACCGTCGCCGCGCCCTCGGCCTGGACGCCCACGATCCGCGTCTCGGGAGCGAGTTCCGCGAACGCCGTCGCGATCCCGGAGATGAGTCCACCGCCCCCGATCGGGACGATCACCGTGTCGACCCCCGGGAGGTCCTCGTACATCTCGATCCCGAGGGTCCCCTGCCCCGCGACGATGGCGGGGTCGTCGTAGGCGTGGACGAAGGTCGCCTCCGAGTCGGCCACGAGGTCCCGGGCGTGGGCCATCGCCTCCTGGAAGTCACGCCCGACGAGTTCGACCGCCGCGCCGTAGCCCCGCGTGGCGTCGACCTTCGCCTGCGGGGCCGCCCGGGGCATGACGACGGTCGATTCGACGCCGAGGCGGGTCGCCGCGAGCGCGACCCCCTGGGCGTGGTTGCCCGCGCTGGCCGCCACGAACCGCTCGATCCCGTCCTCGACGCACCGGCTGATCTTGTTGTACGCGCCGCGGGTCTTGAACGACCCCGTCCACTGGAGGTGCTCCATCTTGAGGTGGACCTCGCCGCCCGTCAGCCGATCGAGCGACGTGCTCCGCTCGACGGGGGTGCGCTTCACCACCGTCTCGTCGTCGAGTCGCTCCCGCGCCGCCTCGACGTCGGCGAACGTGACCGTCTCCCCTGAACTCCGGCTCATGACTCCGCCTTCGGACTCATCGAAGTAGCCTCTCTCGATCCGGGTCGAACAGCGGTTCGTCCCGCACGGTCGCGCCGTAGCGCTCGCCCTCGTACCGGATCTCGACCGAGCGACCGGGTTCGGCGTACGCCGCCGGCAGGTAGCCGTAGACGATCCCCGCGTCGATCGTGTAGCCGTAGTCGGCACGCGCGGCGTATCCGAGCACCTCCTCGCCGTCCGTGATCGGCCGCCCCGCGTCGACCACCGCGCCCGGCTCGTCGAGCGTCATCGGTGCGAGCTTCCGGTCGACGCCACGATCGCGCGCCGCGAGCAGGGCGTCCTTCCCGACGAAGTCGGTGTCGAGGTCGACCGCGAATCCCAGCCCGGCCTCGTAGGGGTCGTACGCCGGCGTGAGGTCGGACCCCCAGAGCCGGAAGCCCTTCTCCATGCTCATCGAGTTCAGCGCGGCGTCGCCCATCGCGAGGACGCCGTGGTCCTCGCCGGCCGCCCAGACGGTCTCCCAGAGCTTCGCGCCGTACTCCATCGGGGCGTACAGCTCCCAGCCGAGTTCGCCCACGTAGGAGACGCGCAGCATGGTGACCGGCACGCTCCCGACGTACGTCTCCCGCACCGAGAAGAACGGGAACGCGTCGTTCGAGAGGTCCGCCTCGGTGACCGGTTCGAGGGTCGCCCGGGCGTTCGGCCCCCAGACGCCGAGCCCGCAGTGGCCCGAGGTGCGGTCGACGACCGTCACCGAGCCGTCGTCGGGGGCGCGCTCGCGGATCCAGCGGCCCTGCTCGGTGCCCGACGCCCCGCCGCCGGTCAGCAGGAGGAACCGGTCCTCGGCCAGCCGGGAGACCGTCAGGTCGGCGAGGACGCCCCCGGCCTCGTTCAGCATGGTCGCGTACCGGACGCGCCCCGGCGACACGTCGACGTCGTTGGAGAGCAGCCCCTGGAGGTAGTCACGCGCCCCGTCGCCGGTCACCTCGATCACGGTGAACGGCGTGAGGTCGTACAGCCCGACGCGGTCGCGGACGGCCCGGTGCTCGACCCCGTGGGCCGGCGACCAGCCCCGACCCAGCCAGCCGGACCGATCGGGCACGTCGTACTCGTCGCGGAGCGCCTCGTTCGCCCCGTACCACTGCGCCGACTCCCAGCCGCCGCCGTCGTAGAACTCCGCGTCCAGCTCCCGCTGGTGGGGGTGGTAGGGGCTCCGCCGGAGGCCGCGCTGGCCCCGCGGCTGCTCTCGCGGGTGGACGAGCTGGTAGACCTCGCGGTACTGCTGGCCTCCGCGGTCGCGGACGTACGACCGCGCGCCGGCGTGGGGCTGGAACCGATCGACGTGCGCCCCGGTCACGTCCACGCGCTCGCCGTCGAGTCGCGGGACGCCCCGCTCCATCCACTCGGCGATCACGTTCCCCGCGCCGCCGGACTGGGTGACCCAGATCGCGAGCGCCCACCAGAGGCCGTCCACTCCTTCGGTCTCCCCCAGGATCGGCATCCCGTCGGGCGTGAACGAGAACATCCCGTTGATCCGCGAGGTGAACTCGCAGTCTCCGAGCGCGGGGACGAGTTCGCGCGCCGCGTCGTAGGCGGACCGGTCGTGATCGGGGTGGGTGTTCTCGTAGAAGTGCTCCGCGGTGAACTCGCGGATCGAGGGCATCTCGGGGGCCTCCTCGGGGGCGAGGATGTCCTCCGGGTCGACCAGCAGCGGCGCGTGGTTGTACGAGCCGACGCCGTAGCGCTCCCCGTGCTGGCGGAAGTACAGCGAGTAGTCCTGGTGGCGCAGGATCGGCTGTTCGATCTCGCGGGTCGCCCCGGCCAGCGCGTCGAGTTCGTCCGAGACGAGGTACTGGTGGGCGCA
The Halomarina pelagica DNA segment above includes these coding regions:
- the ilvA gene encoding threonine ammonia-lyase yields the protein MSRSSGETVTFADVEAARERLDDETVVKRTPVERSTSLDRLTGGEVHLKMEHLQWTGSFKTRGAYNKISRCVEDGIERFVAASAGNHAQGVALAATRLGVESTVVMPRAAPQAKVDATRGYGAAVELVGRDFQEAMAHARDLVADSEATFVHAYDDPAIVAGQGTLGIEMYEDLPGVDTVIVPIGGGGLISGIATAFAELAPETRIVGVQAEGAATVADSLEKGGPVTLDSVNTIADGIATGGVSELTLSLIEEHVDEVVTVTDGEIARAVLLLLERAKQVVEGAGAASVAALLGDGLALDVEGETVMPLLCGGNLDMTMLQTVLVHALTDREQLLRLRVRIDDRPGKMAEVSSVIAEHNANIQTIRHERDAPELDVGEAYLVFRIETSGAGHARSIIRSIRDHGYEVVHINA
- a CDS encoding BCCT family transporter, with the translated sequence MSQSRTRGRIEEFREEIDPLVFGAGVTVAVAFIVAYAVSPTVTVDGRQVNLLGKLIGDLNGWLWSNLSWFYLWSMLIFVAFTAFLIVGPWGRIKLGGEDVEPAHSFLTYFAMFFSAGIAAGIVFWGPAEAIYHFGNGTPLTGPDASARAKMLGSLQYTFFHWGISAWSAYLIVGVPIGYFAYNRGAPFRFSTLLAPFVGVDNLEDSLTAKAVDVVAVFGTMGGIATSLGFIGQQLLAGVEYELGYSFGDLGTILTITGVTVIFTLSVVSGVDRGIKRLSQLNVIVFVLLAVVVFVVGTPFFVLNLGTQAVGTYLQEFVAMSLFTGTGSGDAGFVGAWTVFYWAWWFAWAPFSGIFLAKISRGRTIREITFVGVVATTLATVPWFMIVGGTSMRLQASGAADILGVINDPNYGIAASGYPLFEALPAGELLSALFFLLVITFFVTSADSSTLGIAMLTTGGKESPSELNRLVWGVLQGLVASILVVIGGTEALQQAAIITGGPVAAVGLVAVYGMIREFSSTHGRVLVQEGAAVRGDDMLIGGRSSGEVPGGDASEDD
- a CDS encoding GcvT family protein, with translation MTAEDTLPSRAGTVVVGAGCVGCSAAYHLTALGREDVVVVDQGPLFETGGSTSHAPGLVFQTAGNELMTRMAAYTRKLYADLDGFRACGGIEVAHTPERWAYLKRKRERGMAYGIEGGELLPPEAVAERVPQIDESVIHGGYYVPTDGKAHAVDVSQTMAERARERGAEFYGHTTVTDVEIEDGAVRAVVTDRGRVAADEVLVATNIWGPLFGEMVGVDVPLVPCAHQYLVSDELDALAGATREIEQPILRHQDYSLYFRQHGERYGVGSYNHAPLLVDPEDILAPEEAPEMPSIREFTAEHFYENTHPDHDRSAYDAARELVPALGDCEFTSRINGMFSFTPDGMPILGETEGVDGLWWALAIWVTQSGGAGNVIAEWMERGVPRLDGERVDVTGAHVDRFQPHAGARSYVRDRGGQQYREVYQLVHPREQPRGQRGLRRSPYHPHQRELDAEFYDGGGWESAQWYGANEALRDEYDVPDRSGWLGRGWSPAHGVEHRAVRDRVGLYDLTPFTVIEVTGDGARDYLQGLLSNDVDVSPGRVRYATMLNEAGGVLADLTVSRLAEDRFLLLTGGGASGTEQGRWIRERAPDDGSVTVVDRTSGHCGLGVWGPNARATLEPVTEADLSNDAFPFFSVRETYVGSVPVTMLRVSYVGELGWELYAPMEYGAKLWETVWAAGEDHGVLAMGDAALNSMSMEKGFRLWGSDLTPAYDPYEAGLGFAVDLDTDFVGKDALLAARDRGVDRKLAPMTLDEPGAVVDAGRPITDGEEVLGYAARADYGYTIDAGIVYGYLPAAYAEPGRSVEIRYEGERYGATVRDEPLFDPDRERLLR